A DNA window from Paenibacillus sp. HWE-109 contains the following coding sequences:
- a CDS encoding carbohydrate ABC transporter permease → MATVETLETMKTVRSSKRKSQSFRKHEQATAFWFIFPAIALLLVFVFYPMLQAFIISFKNYSLVGAGDVFVGMDNYVHLMKDRAFFNSLKHSFYFAIIVIPIQTSIALGLALLIQKKTATAGLFRTLYFIPVIISTAVAATVFKLIYNKEFGLLNSVLKALHLPVTSFLSDPKTAMNGIIVLGIWKGAGFFMIIFLAGLNNISPDLYEAARVDGASRMQQFFKITLPLLNRTMAFVVIMTTIDAIKLSGLVFVLTNGGPNSSTETVVFYIYKQAFTQMRMGYATAAAFVLFAIVLTISLVQMRLFSRDND, encoded by the coding sequence TTGGCTACTGTAGAAACACTCGAAACAATGAAAACTGTTAGATCAAGTAAACGAAAGTCGCAAAGCTTTCGCAAGCATGAGCAGGCAACGGCATTCTGGTTTATTTTCCCGGCGATAGCCTTGCTGCTGGTCTTCGTGTTCTATCCCATGCTGCAAGCTTTTATCATCAGCTTCAAAAATTATTCCTTAGTCGGCGCAGGCGATGTGTTCGTTGGTATGGACAATTACGTACATCTCATGAAGGATCGTGCCTTCTTTAATAGCTTGAAGCATTCGTTTTATTTTGCAATTATTGTGATTCCGATTCAGACGAGCATAGCCCTAGGGCTTGCGTTACTAATTCAGAAGAAAACCGCGACAGCTGGGCTGTTCCGAACGCTTTATTTTATCCCAGTTATCATATCGACAGCTGTGGCAGCAACGGTATTTAAGCTCATTTATAACAAAGAGTTCGGCCTTCTGAACAGTGTGCTCAAAGCACTGCATTTGCCAGTTACAAGCTTCTTATCCGACCCGAAAACGGCGATGAACGGCATCATTGTGCTCGGCATTTGGAAGGGTGCTGGGTTCTTTATGATCATTTTCCTAGCAGGCTTAAACAATATCTCACCGGATCTATATGAAGCAGCCAGAGTGGATGGCGCGTCGCGGATGCAGCAGTTTTTCAAAATCACCCTTCCCCTGCTCAATCGAACGATGGCTTTCGTGGTCATCATGACAACGATCGATGCGATCAAGCTCTCTGGTTTAGTCTTCGTATTGACCAATGGCGGACCGAATAGCTCAACAGAGACCGTTGTTTTCTATATTTATAAGCAGGCTTTCACGCAAATGAGGATGGGGTACGCGACGGCGGCGGCTTTTGTGCTGTTTGCGATTGTACTGACGATTTCGCTTGTTCAAATGAGACTATTTAGTAGAGACAATGATTAA
- a CDS encoding carbohydrate ABC transporter permease, with the protein MKRLTNIVTMIVMIMIALISVAPILWMVTGAFRPYQELFKYTSLNIHLVVPVEWTWKNFHNVIFNTRNPFLRYIWNTLLVASVVTMLVLIINSMAAFAFAKLRFPFKTVVFALFMSAMVIPGEVTLVPNYLLMHDLGWLNSYKALIIPSMLSVFGIFMLRQFFAEVPNEMMEAARIDGASLTRTFVAIVLPAAVPALITLGLMTFLGNWDSYLWPLIVINDQKMQMIQVGISTFSSNEGTDWSKVLAANTLSTVPILLLFLFLQRYYIQGITMSGIKG; encoded by the coding sequence GTGAAAAGGTTAACGAACATCGTCACCATGATCGTGATGATTATGATCGCTCTGATTTCTGTTGCTCCGATCCTATGGATGGTGACAGGCGCTTTTCGTCCATACCAGGAGCTCTTTAAATATACGTCGCTGAATATTCACTTAGTGGTGCCCGTAGAATGGACGTGGAAGAACTTTCATAACGTCATTTTCAATACGAGAAATCCATTTTTACGCTATATCTGGAATACATTGCTCGTTGCTTCCGTTGTAACGATGCTGGTGCTGATCATCAATTCGATGGCGGCATTTGCGTTTGCCAAGCTTAGATTTCCTTTCAAAACGGTCGTCTTTGCCTTATTTATGTCGGCGATGGTGATTCCGGGTGAGGTCACGCTCGTACCTAACTATTTGTTGATGCATGATTTAGGCTGGTTGAACTCGTACAAAGCACTGATTATACCTTCCATGTTGTCCGTATTCGGCATCTTTATGCTGCGGCAATTTTTCGCGGAGGTGCCGAACGAAATGATGGAAGCTGCCAGGATCGATGGAGCAAGCTTGACTCGCACTTTCGTAGCTATTGTGCTTCCGGCGGCCGTGCCTGCGTTAATTACGCTTGGATTGATGACTTTTCTAGGAAACTGGGATTCCTATCTGTGGCCGCTCATTGTGATCAATGATCAGAAAATGCAAATGATCCAAGTTGGGATCTCCACATTTTCATCGAATGAGGGGACGGATTGGTCCAAGGTGTTGGCGGCGAATACGTTGTCTACCGTTCCGATCTTACTGCTATTTCTATTTTTGCAGCGTTACTATATTCAAGGGATTACGATGTCGGGAATTAAGGGATAA
- a CDS encoding PfkB family carbohydrate kinase, with product MNYDVVALGEYLIDFTPYGRSKAGQPLFERNPGGAPVNVVAALAKLGKKTGFIGKVGNDPFGVYLRDALLHVGVSDKGLVATEEAHTTMAFVQLDSDGDRSFHFARNPGADQLLRADELNLSMLAETRIFHFGSISMTTEPAYTATLKAVQVAKECGALITYDPNWRPSLWRDEEHALEVIHVGLSLADVVKVSEEELFFLTDEQDLEKAARHLVEQYGLTLLLVTAGGAGSFYQMKDWWGKMESFHVQTVDTTGAGDAFFGALLFEVLDLGKPLQVWQEEDLQEVLRFANAAGALATTRKGAIPSLGTLEEIHALVINGNNYK from the coding sequence ATGAACTACGATGTAGTTGCGCTTGGGGAATACTTGATTGATTTTACTCCGTATGGTCGTTCCAAAGCGGGACAGCCGTTGTTTGAACGTAATCCGGGCGGAGCACCGGTGAATGTGGTAGCGGCTTTGGCGAAGCTCGGTAAGAAAACGGGTTTCATCGGAAAGGTGGGTAACGACCCGTTCGGTGTGTATTTACGCGATGCTTTGCTCCACGTAGGTGTGTCGGATAAAGGGTTAGTTGCGACAGAAGAAGCTCATACGACGATGGCTTTCGTTCAGCTGGATTCAGATGGAGATAGATCATTCCATTTTGCTAGAAATCCGGGTGCTGACCAGTTGTTGAGAGCAGATGAGCTAAATCTGTCTATGCTCGCGGAAACGCGTATTTTTCACTTTGGCTCCATTTCGATGACAACAGAGCCTGCATACACAGCGACTTTAAAAGCTGTTCAGGTTGCGAAGGAGTGTGGAGCACTTATTACTTATGACCCCAATTGGCGTCCTTCATTGTGGAGAGATGAAGAGCACGCATTAGAAGTAATCCACGTAGGTCTAAGCCTTGCGGATGTGGTGAAGGTTTCCGAAGAAGAACTCTTCTTCTTGACTGATGAGCAGGATCTAGAGAAAGCAGCAAGACATCTAGTTGAACAGTATGGGCTTACCTTGCTTTTGGTCACTGCAGGAGGTGCTGGTTCTTTTTATCAGATGAAGGATTGGTGGGGCAAGATGGAGAGCTTTCACGTTCAGACCGTGGATACGACAGGTGCTGGAGATGCGTTTTTCGGCGCTTTGTTATTTGAGGTTTTGGATCTGGGTAAGCCACTGCAAGTTTGGCAGGAGGAGGATCTTCAAGAAGTATTGCGCTTTGCTAATGCGGCAGGGGCTCTCGCGACAACTAGAAAGGGGGCCATTCCCTCGCTGGGTACGCTAGAGGAAATTCACGCGTTAGTAATAAATGGAAATAACTATAAATAA
- a CDS encoding glycoside hydrolase family 32 protein: protein MCISKENKFIKNARIGSYEEKYRPQFHYSPAKNWMNDPNGLVYYEGEYHLFYQHTVNSTSPDFPRMHWGHAVSKDLVHWEELPPAITPGEDGAIFSGSAVADMNNTSGFFNEEGSGLVAIYTNEGNQAQPGKPQVQSLSYSRDQGRTWTRFEGNPVLLPASETADFRDPKVFWHEESSKWVMALAARDRIEFYTSEDLRAWSFASEFGSTVPFVHRGVFECPDIFQVPVDNDPNNKKWVLSLSVGDLNGGNMSDPQPPAGGSGMMYFIGHFDGQSFISDKIIESIHDIQWIDFGSDFYAAVTWNGIPKEDGRVIWIGWMNNWRYANKLPSLEWRGNMSLPREIQLRTCLGGLRLIQLPVKELSKLRNPMSTLTDLVIKPGDNLLSEVTALKAEIIAEFEIGTAIEFGFKLRKSSSQETIIGYDVVNEALFLDRTNAGSADFHPDFAAKHTVTLKPEHKRIQVTIYVDGSNIELFGNEGIAVITDLVFPEPESQGLELYAVGGSVKVISLQISDMTGLWVRE from the coding sequence ATGTGTATTTCTAAAGAAAACAAATTCATTAAGAACGCCCGCATAGGTTCCTATGAAGAAAAATACAGACCTCAGTTCCACTATTCACCCGCGAAGAATTGGATGAATGATCCTAACGGCTTGGTCTACTACGAAGGTGAGTACCACCTTTTCTATCAACATACGGTTAATTCCACCAGTCCTGACTTCCCCCGCATGCATTGGGGCCATGCAGTAAGCAAGGATTTAGTCCATTGGGAGGAACTTCCGCCAGCCATTACGCCTGGCGAGGACGGAGCGATCTTCTCGGGAAGCGCAGTGGCGGATATGAACAACACCAGTGGCTTCTTTAATGAGGAAGGTTCCGGTCTGGTTGCCATTTACACGAACGAAGGGAATCAAGCTCAGCCCGGCAAACCACAAGTTCAAAGTCTCTCCTACAGCAGAGATCAAGGACGAACATGGACAAGGTTTGAGGGAAATCCTGTTCTGTTACCTGCCAGTGAAACAGCCGACTTCCGGGATCCCAAAGTATTCTGGCATGAAGAATCATCCAAGTGGGTGATGGCGCTAGCCGCAAGGGATCGCATAGAGTTCTACACCTCGGAAGATCTTAGAGCGTGGAGTTTTGCAAGCGAGTTCGGATCCACGGTACCCTTTGTGCATCGTGGCGTGTTCGAATGTCCCGACATCTTCCAGGTTCCTGTGGATAATGATCCAAACAACAAAAAATGGGTTTTGTCTCTGAGCGTCGGGGACCTTAACGGGGGAAATATGAGCGATCCGCAGCCGCCCGCAGGCGGTTCCGGTATGATGTATTTTATAGGTCACTTCGACGGTCAATCGTTCATATCAGATAAAATCATCGAGTCCATTCACGATATCCAATGGATTGATTTCGGATCAGACTTTTATGCAGCGGTTACCTGGAATGGGATTCCGAAAGAGGATGGGAGAGTAATATGGATCGGTTGGATGAACAATTGGCGTTATGCAAATAAATTGCCATCTTTGGAATGGCGCGGAAACATGTCACTTCCACGCGAGATTCAGCTCAGAACTTGTCTGGGAGGACTTCGTTTGATTCAGCTGCCGGTGAAGGAGTTAAGTAAACTACGTAATCCAATGTCAACCCTAACAGATCTGGTTATTAAACCAGGAGATAACCTATTATCCGAAGTTACTGCCCTTAAAGCAGAAATCATTGCTGAGTTCGAAATAGGTACCGCGATAGAATTCGGTTTCAAGCTCCGCAAGTCTTCAAGTCAGGAAACCATCATCGGCTACGATGTCGTGAATGAAGCCCTATTCCTAGATCGAACAAATGCAGGCTCGGCGGATTTCCATCCTGATTTTGCAGCTAAACACACCGTGACTCTGAAGCCAGAGCATAAACGGATTCAAGTAACTATTTATGTGGATGGGTCGAACATAGAACTGTTCGGTAATGAGGGTATTGCCGTTATCACAGACTTGGTTTTTCCGGAGCCTGAAAGTCAAGGACTTGAGCTGTATGCAGTCGGCGGATCTGTCAAGGTGATTTCCTTGCAAATTAGTGATATGACGGGGCTTTGGGTGAGAGAATAG
- the sigK gene encoding RNA polymerase sporulation sigma factor SigK, whose product MGTIVECLFTLLRVHNLKKFDNTGEDLEDLISIGTIGLIKAIESFSPNKGTKLATFAARCIENEILMHLRSLKKTRKDVSLHDPIGTDKEGNEITLIDILGSEADDVVDAVQLKIEKSKIYKNLEILDEREKEVVVGRFGLELGGEERTQREIAKELGISRSYVSRIEKRALMKLYHEFYKAKR is encoded by the coding sequence ATGGGCACCATAGTTGAATGCTTATTTACGTTGCTTCGTGTTCACAACCTCAAAAAATTCGATAACACAGGGGAAGATTTGGAGGATTTGATCTCCATCGGGACGATCGGATTGATCAAAGCGATCGAGTCGTTCTCGCCGAACAAAGGCACGAAGCTCGCGACTTTCGCGGCGCGCTGTATCGAGAACGAGATCCTGATGCATCTGCGTTCACTGAAGAAAACTCGGAAAGATGTGTCCCTGCATGATCCCATCGGAACGGACAAAGAGGGGAATGAAATTACGCTGATCGACATCCTCGGTAGCGAGGCGGACGATGTGGTAGATGCTGTACAGCTGAAAATAGAGAAATCAAAGATATATAAGAATTTGGAGATATTGGATGAGCGGGAGAAGGAAGTTGTGGTTGGGCGGTTTGGACTGGAGTTAGGTGGGGAAGAGCGGACGCAGCGGGAGATTGCGAAGGAGTTGGGTATTAGCCGCTCCTATGTGTCGCGGATCGAAAAAAGGGCACTGATGAAGCTGTATCATGAATTTTATAAGGCGAAGCGGTAA
- a CDS encoding cache domain-containing sensor histidine kinase, which yields MNRKRGIWYYIQNYRFQSIFVRNFMIILVLVILPLAGMSSFLYRSSHQIINGEVSQVNKSSLYRVRDILDVLFRETSMLSTQISQQMDTQLFMLDTNSANLVQGEYTKINSTISMFTLIYEYISSIYVYSEKNGYVISNKENNFYDNFADKSWYPFYEQSDSVYTKSLPRKVREVYPFVLSFVKPSYLNAKDKIGAVIINIDLEELGKLIQPADGKKDHQLFIIDENKNFIYNQDMKLLFPGKSKPAYLQALDQKLDELLNQKEPYSGIVKLDGESYILTLAKLSFNNWACLSLLPIQEYESNIRNIWNYTVLLLLLFAALGVIVAFLISVKTFQPIRNIIHLMEQLERDGMTRSPDGRDNEVRYISGNLLNSAQTKRRIEEELSHRSQLLNEAQASALQAQINPHFIGNSLETINWMAIELTDGQPNEVSDTIGTLSQLMQLSLDMDNRLVPFRVEVEHANLYLRMMDIRYKNKFRIVWDIPQALMSVQVIKLMLQPLLENAIQHGIHPNRKQGVITISGLIENDHILLHIRDNGIGIEAEKLDTLNANMQQKSMLHAEHIGLKNVNQRLKLTFGEAYGLSLISKPGEGTTVIVKLPL from the coding sequence ATGAATAGAAAACGCGGCATTTGGTACTATATTCAAAACTACAGGTTTCAAAGTATATTCGTCCGTAACTTCATGATTATTCTGGTGCTCGTCATATTGCCGCTGGCAGGTATGAGCTCCTTTCTTTATCGCAGCTCCCACCAGATTATCAATGGAGAGGTGAGTCAAGTCAACAAAAGCTCGCTTTACCGAGTTAGGGACATCTTGGATGTCCTGTTCCGAGAAACCAGCATGCTCTCCACACAAATATCTCAGCAGATGGATACTCAGCTTTTCATGCTCGATACGAACTCAGCTAATCTTGTGCAAGGGGAGTATACTAAAATCAACAGCACAATCAGCATGTTCACCCTTATTTATGAATACATCTCGTCCATATACGTCTATTCGGAGAAAAACGGGTACGTCATTTCCAATAAGGAAAACAACTTTTACGATAATTTTGCAGACAAATCGTGGTATCCTTTCTACGAGCAAAGCGATTCTGTGTATACCAAGTCACTGCCCCGCAAGGTCCGCGAGGTCTACCCGTTCGTCCTTTCTTTTGTTAAGCCCAGTTACCTGAACGCCAAGGATAAAATCGGTGCGGTCATCATCAATATCGACCTGGAGGAACTTGGGAAGCTCATTCAGCCAGCTGACGGCAAGAAGGACCATCAACTCTTTATCATCGACGAAAACAAAAATTTCATTTACAACCAAGATATGAAGCTTCTATTTCCCGGAAAATCAAAACCTGCTTATCTGCAAGCTTTGGATCAAAAACTGGATGAACTGCTCAATCAAAAAGAACCCTATTCAGGCATAGTGAAGCTCGATGGCGAATCCTACATCTTGACTTTAGCCAAGCTAAGCTTCAACAATTGGGCCTGTCTGTCTCTTCTCCCCATCCAAGAGTACGAATCAAATATTCGTAACATTTGGAACTACACAGTCTTACTGCTGCTATTGTTTGCCGCGTTAGGCGTTATCGTGGCCTTTCTTATTTCCGTAAAAACTTTTCAGCCGATTCGAAATATCATTCACTTGATGGAACAACTGGAGAGAGATGGGATGACAAGGTCGCCGGATGGCAGAGATAACGAGGTGCGTTACATCTCAGGCAACCTCCTCAATAGCGCCCAAACCAAACGCAGAATTGAAGAGGAACTATCCCATCGCTCCCAATTGCTGAACGAGGCTCAGGCTTCTGCCCTGCAGGCACAAATTAACCCTCATTTCATTGGAAACTCCCTGGAGACCATTAATTGGATGGCGATCGAGCTGACCGACGGACAGCCTAACGAAGTATCCGACACGATTGGAACACTTTCACAGTTGATGCAACTGAGTCTCGATATGGATAACCGTCTGGTTCCATTCCGAGTGGAGGTGGAGCATGCTAACTTGTATTTGCGCATGATGGATATTCGTTATAAGAATAAATTTCGAATCGTGTGGGATATTCCTCAAGCGCTAATGTCCGTGCAGGTCATCAAGCTTATGCTTCAACCTCTGCTCGAGAACGCCATTCAGCATGGCATTCATCCGAATCGGAAACAAGGAGTAATAACAATCTCCGGGCTTATCGAAAACGACCACATACTGCTTCACATTAGGGATAACGGGATTGGAATTGAAGCGGAGAAACTGGACACGCTCAATGCCAACATGCAACAAAAAAGCATGTTGCACGCCGAGCATATCGGACTGAAGAACGTCAACCAGCGGCTGAAGCTCACGTTCGGAGAAGCCTACGGCTTGAGTTTGATAAGTAAACCCGGGGAAGGCACAACTGTCATCGTTAAGCTTCCTTTGTAG
- a CDS encoding response regulator: MYKLIIVDDEERIRNGLKKFINWAGLGFDCVADFEDGADAMQYLQHHETDVVLTDIRMAQLSGIELARYVFEQRPRVKVVINSGYAQFEYAKRAIEYKVEHYLIKPTNVDEMRQVFTNIRTALDQERLGMFDDFPARQGHFLEQREHAKIRRHHPYILEGMRAGSSSIVIDHFNLLLDDILQSRPDLLYLLVIDLFTEIANAFKEFDLFRLTGGRFDYRLLTPQQSPADIRRWGEQVLQDTISCLSKRNQNNPSSLLQQAQTFIEANYTKDLSLEEVASSVYVSSTYFSRYYKQQTGETFVEALTRIRLNKAVELLKLRKYKIYEISEMVGYQSSKYFNRQFKQGFGYTPKEYVRLILIGSDLEDE, from the coding sequence TTGTATAAGTTGATCATCGTTGATGATGAGGAACGGATTCGCAACGGGTTGAAGAAATTTATAAATTGGGCTGGTCTCGGGTTCGATTGTGTTGCCGATTTCGAAGACGGAGCTGATGCGATGCAATACTTACAGCACCATGAAACAGATGTCGTACTGACCGATATCCGGATGGCTCAATTATCGGGAATCGAATTAGCTCGATATGTGTTTGAGCAACGACCACGCGTTAAAGTCGTCATTAACAGCGGCTATGCCCAGTTTGAATACGCTAAACGTGCGATAGAATATAAAGTTGAGCACTACCTCATTAAACCGACCAATGTGGATGAAATGCGGCAAGTTTTTACGAACATTCGAACTGCTCTCGATCAAGAACGTCTAGGGATGTTTGACGATTTCCCGGCTAGACAAGGTCACTTTCTGGAACAGAGAGAGCATGCGAAGATTCGGAGACATCACCCTTACATCTTGGAGGGCATGCGTGCAGGGAGTTCGTCTATTGTCATTGATCATTTTAATTTACTGCTCGACGACATCCTCCAATCAAGACCCGATCTGCTCTATCTGCTTGTCATCGATCTTTTTACAGAAATTGCAAACGCTTTCAAGGAATTCGACCTATTCCGCCTTACGGGAGGACGGTTCGACTACCGTCTGCTTACCCCGCAACAGAGTCCTGCCGACATTCGTCGTTGGGGCGAACAGGTGCTGCAAGATACGATTTCCTGTTTATCCAAGCGCAACCAGAATAACCCGTCTTCCCTATTGCAACAAGCACAGACTTTCATAGAAGCGAACTATACCAAGGATCTCTCACTAGAGGAGGTGGCAAGCTCCGTCTACGTCAGTTCTACCTACTTCAGCCGCTACTACAAACAGCAGACGGGTGAAACCTTTGTCGAAGCGCTAACACGCATACGCTTGAATAAAGCTGTAGAACTGCTGAAACTGCGCAAGTATAAAATCTACGAGATCAGCGAAATGGTTGGCTATCAAAGTAGCAAATATTTTAATAGGCAGTTTAAGCAAGGGTTCGGATATACGCCCAAAGAGTATGTTCGACTTATTCTAATAGGGAGCGATCTGGAAGATGAATAG
- a CDS encoding ABC transporter permease — protein MNEITLTKRQRTRVGRRLSAFARHVELFLLTLPAILYFIVFHYLPIGGVIVAFKEYRYDLGILGSKWVGVRNFEFFFTSQDAWRITRNTVAFSSTFLVIGIMASVTVALLLFEVRNRYAIKVYQTSMILPRFLSWVIVGYISYTLLNPELGILNQLRVFIGMEPVQWFGNTKYWPYILVVSNLWKHVGLDCIIYYAALLGIDQEQYEAARIDGANRLRQMWHISIPSLAPLMFILGILAIGDLFRGDFGLFYQIPRNVGTLYPVTDVIDTYVFRGLRLGEIGMTAAVGLFQSVVGLVLVVSVNLIVKKIRPDNSLF, from the coding sequence ATGAATGAAATCACATTGACGAAACGGCAGCGTACAAGAGTAGGACGGAGATTGTCGGCTTTCGCCAGACATGTCGAGCTGTTTCTTTTAACTCTACCCGCTATCCTGTATTTTATTGTATTTCACTATTTGCCGATCGGCGGTGTGATTGTTGCTTTTAAGGAATACCGTTATGATCTCGGCATTCTAGGAAGCAAGTGGGTGGGGGTTCGTAATTTTGAATTCTTTTTTACCTCACAGGATGCTTGGCGCATTACAAGGAATACAGTCGCTTTCAGCTCGACTTTTCTAGTTATCGGCATCATGGCTTCGGTTACCGTAGCCCTGCTGTTGTTTGAAGTAAGGAACCGGTATGCAATTAAAGTGTACCAGACGAGTATGATTCTCCCCCGATTTCTGTCTTGGGTCATCGTAGGATACATCTCGTACACGTTGCTTAATCCGGAGCTCGGAATATTAAACCAACTTAGAGTGTTTATCGGAATGGAACCGGTGCAATGGTTCGGGAACACGAAGTATTGGCCGTATATTCTCGTAGTTTCGAATTTATGGAAGCATGTCGGGCTTGATTGTATTATTTATTACGCTGCATTGCTAGGTATTGATCAAGAACAATATGAAGCGGCGCGAATCGACGGCGCGAATCGACTCAGGCAGATGTGGCATATTTCGATTCCCTCGCTTGCGCCGTTGATGTTTATTCTTGGCATTCTGGCGATTGGCGACTTGTTCCGAGGCGATTTTGGTCTCTTCTATCAAATCCCGCGCAATGTAGGGACATTATATCCCGTAACGGATGTAATCGATACTTATGTCTTCCGTGGACTTCGGTTAGGCGAGATTGGCATGACCGCCGCCGTCGGATTGTTTCAATCCGTTGTCGGACTTGTGTTGGTCGTAAGTGTAAATCTAATTGTAAAGAAAATAAGACCGGACAATTCATTGTTCTAA
- a CDS encoding carbohydrate ABC transporter permease: MTKPVKLTFSTMCIHLFFILFSLAFLLPFLMIISVSLSNEQELMREGYRLLPMRIDFTAYRYVFENPAQMIDSYIITAFQALFGTLLALIVMALCAYPLSLVHYKLRNTTTFFIFFTMLFGGGLIPSYILNTQYLHIGNTFWIYILPTLANAFHIIILRTFFQGIPYSLAESAKMDGARELTIFFRIILPLSKPVLATIALFNILDRWNNWYTSLIYVNNSKLYTLQYLLQKILMDAEFVKSLAQDAPPGMFTGSMLEVPTESMKFAMCIVAAGPMLVIFPFFQKYFAKGLTIGAVKG, encoded by the coding sequence GTGACGAAACCTGTTAAGTTAACGTTCAGCACCATGTGCATACATTTGTTTTTTATTCTATTTTCGTTGGCATTCTTACTTCCGTTTCTCATGATCATCTCCGTGTCACTCTCGAACGAGCAGGAGTTGATGCGGGAGGGGTATCGACTGTTGCCGATGCGAATCGATTTCACGGCTTATCGCTATGTATTCGAAAATCCGGCGCAAATGATCGATTCCTACATCATCACGGCGTTTCAGGCACTATTCGGGACGTTGCTCGCCCTAATTGTTATGGCGCTCTGCGCCTACCCATTGTCTCTAGTGCATTATAAACTGCGCAATACAACTACTTTTTTTATTTTTTTCACCATGTTATTTGGTGGCGGATTGATTCCATCGTACATTCTAAACACACAGTATTTGCATATCGGCAATACGTTTTGGATTTATATTCTGCCTACGTTGGCCAATGCGTTCCACATTATCATCTTACGGACATTCTTCCAAGGGATTCCATACTCACTGGCGGAATCTGCAAAAATGGATGGAGCCCGCGAGCTGACGATTTTCTTCCGCATTATTCTGCCACTGTCCAAGCCGGTTCTGGCCACGATTGCGTTGTTCAATATTTTGGATCGTTGGAACAATTGGTACACTTCCTTGATCTACGTGAACAATTCGAAGCTCTACACCTTGCAATATTTGCTTCAGAAAATATTAATGGACGCAGAGTTTGTAAAGAGTTTAGCCCAAGATGCGCCACCCGGGATGTTTACTGGCAGCATGTTGGAAGTTCCGACGGAAAGCATGAAATTTGCAATGTGTATTGTAGCAGCTGGACCGATGCTCGTGATCTTCCCTTTCTTCCAGAAATATTTTGCCAAGGGACTAACGATCGGAGCAGTTAAGGGGTAG